The Egicoccus sp. AB-alg2 nucleotide sequence CCAGGACGATGCCGAGGAGCGACGCCGAGATGACGTCGCCGGGGACGGTGACGAAGAACACGACGAGCCCGGCGAGCAGCGCGTACCCGAACCAGGCCCGGCGCTGTGACTGGCCGGTGAAGAGCCCCAGCGCGACGGCGAGGACGGGGACGCCGACGATCACCCAGGCCTGTACGACGTCCACGGCGCCTCCTCGCTCACCCGCACCACGTGGTCCTCAGGCTAGCGGAGCCGGCGGCTGCGGCCTCAGTCGGGATCCTTCGGCAGCTCGCCCTCGTTGGGCGGGTCGTCCGGTCCCTCGGAGGGCACGGTCGTCTCGCCGCCCTCGGGTGGCAGTGGCGCGGTCTCGTCGAGCAGTCCAGGATCCTCGTCGCGCCGGTCGGGGTCGCTCACGATCGTTCCTTCCTCGGCAGGTCGTGTGACACGAAGGTGGCGGCGCCGGGCAGGGCCCGCGCGCCGCCACCTCGCTCAACGGTCACCGATCGGCGTCAGCGCTGCTGGTCGCGCGACTCCTCGAGCCCGGCGACGTCGATCTCTTCCTTGCGGACGTCTTCCTCGACGCGCTCCTGCTCGGTGTGGACGTCCTTCTCCAGCCGGACGCGCTCCTTCGGCACCGCCCGCTTCTCCACGACGGGCTCCTCCTCGTGGAGGATGACCTCGTGCTCTTCCTCGGAGATGGCAGGGCCGCTGGTCGCCGCGTCGACGTTGCCCTCGGTGATGGGCTCGCGCTCGAGGTGGACCTCCTCACGCTGGACCGGCACGGTCTTGGTTACGTGCTCGGTCACGACGTGCTTGCGCAGGCGCACGCGCCCGGCCTCGTGGCGCTCCTTGCCGACGTGCAGCTCCTCCTCGGAGCGGGTCATGGCATCGTCGGTGGTGGGCCCACTGGTGTCGTGCCCGGCCGTGCCGAACTGGTTGCGGTCCTCGTCGAGCGTGCCACCGGTCACACCGGCGGTGCCGCCGGTCATGCCGCTCGTGTCGCCGCCGATCCCGCCGGTCTCGGTGCCGGCCGGCTGGGTCGTGTCCTGGGCGGTCGCGTCGTCGCGGAGGTTCTCGCCGTAGCCCTGCTCGTACGGCATCCCGTAGTAGCGGTAGAGCTCGGCTTCCTCGGACGGGTCGAGGTGGCCCTCGGCGTCGATGTTCGGGGCGTCCTTGACCTTGTCCTTGGCGTAGCCGACGTGGAGGTCGTCGTCGGTCAGGTTCGCGTCCTGGATGGGCACGAACGACGAGCGTGTGCCGAACAGCCCCGTGTTGACGAGGGCGAAGGTGGGCTCACCGGTCTGGTCGTCGACGAAAACGGTGTCGACGCTGCCGATGCGGTCGCCGTCCTGGTCGTAGGCGGTCGCGCCCATGACGCGGTCGAGATCCTGCTTCGTGATCATGTGTTCCCTGTTCCGTCGGGGATGTCCATGCCTCAACGAAACCGGACGAAGCACGCATCTGCGACCCTCTGGTGCCCGCCAGCGCCGGGGTCACAACGTCCCCTGTCCGGCCATCGGCAGGACCTCCGGGGACCTCGTCCGGTTCAGCTGACGGCCACCTCCCCACGGTTGCCCGCAGCGCCCCCTCAGCGGTCGGCGACGGTGCCGCGATCAGGATGTCGTGTCGTGGTGGTGGCGTCGGTCGAGCCTTGCGACGCATCGGGGTCGTCGTACATCCTCGGTTCCTCGGCGTGTCCGACCGGCGCTCCGAGGCGACGCAGGCGCAGCCGCTCGTCCGGCGCGACCATGGGGCCGTCGAGCATGGGGTCGATCCCCTGGTCGGCGATGAGGTCGGCCCCGGACGGCAGGTGACCGCCGGCGGGGGCGCCCGTCCCTTCGGCGTCGGTGGCGCGCGACGCGTCACCGTCGTCGGCGGCGTCGGAATGGGCGGACGTCACGTCGTCGGCGAGTGGGATGCCGTAATAGCGGTACAGCTCGCGCTCGTCGGCGGCGGCGAGGTGCTCGTCCACGTCGATGTTCGGCGCGTCGTGGACACGATCCTTGGCGTGGGCCACGTGCAGGTCGCCGTCGCGGAAGTTGGCGTCGACCAGCGGCACGAACGACGACCTGGTCCCGAACAGGCCGGTCGTGACGGCGGCGAAGGTGGGCTCTCCGGTCTCCGTGTCCACGAACACCGTGTCCACCGTCCCCAGCTTCTGCCCATCGCGGTCGTAGGCGGTCGCCCCGATCAGCTCGTAGAGGTCCTGCTTGCCGTACATCGCTCCCCCGGTTCGCTTGGGTGAACGATCACGGAAGCGCACCGTGGGCCCACCGGAGCGGGCTGGCTGCCGCCGCTCGTCCGGGGCCGAGGTGTCGACGCGTGGGCACGTCAACGCGTCAACGCGTCAGTGACCGGCGGTTCGCTGGGCGTCGCGGGCGGTGAACACGGCTTCGCGGGCGACCTTGCGCGCCAGTCCTTCGGCATACCCACGCCGGACGACGTGTGCGGCCACACGCCGGAAGGCGGCCTCGGGCGCCAGGCCGGTGCAGCGCGCCGCCTTCTCGCTCGCCAGCGCGTACGCGGCCGCCTCGGGGTCCTCGGCATCGGCCGGCGTCAGCGCACGGTCGAGCAGTGCGGCGTCGAAGCCGCGTTCGCGCAGGTCGCGGCGGATCCGCGCGGGGGCGTGACCCTTGCGGCGGCGCTCGTCGACGAGCGCGGCGACCATCGCCTCGTCGTCGACCAGCCGTTCCCGGCGGGCGCGTTCCAGGGCCTGCTCGACGACCGCAGAGGGGGTGCCCCGCCCGCGTAGCTTGTCGCGCAGGCGTGCCTCGCTCTGCGGTGCCATCGCGGTGGAGCGGCGCAGGAACGCGACCGCTTCGGCGACGTCGTCGTCGAGCCGGGGGGCCGCCGGGTCGGGCGTGGCGGCGCGCTCGTCGGCGCGCCGCACGGCCTCGTCGTGTGCCTCGGCGGCCAGGCGGCCCGCCTCGCGAGCCGAGGTGGGCGGAGCGGGCGAGGACGCGTCCGGCGCGGCGGGCCCCTGTGCCCCACCGCCCTCCTGGGCCGGTTCCGGGGCCGTGAGCGGGACCCGGATGGGATCACGCGGCACGCCGCGCTGCGCCAGCCAGCGCTCGGCGTCCTTGAAGCCGCCCGCTTCCGACACGCTCAGCCCTCCAGGTCGTCGGCGTCGTCGGCGGCCAGCGGGTTCACGCCGAGCTTGTCCTTGACCTTCTTCTCGATCTCGGCGGCGACGTCGACGTGCTCCTTCAGGAAGTTGCGGGCGTTCTCCTTGCCCTGCCCGAGCTGCTCGCCGTCGTAGGTGTACCAAGCACCCGCCTTGCGGATGATGCCCTCCTCGACGCCGACGTCGATGAGCGAGCCCTCCCTGGAGATGCCCTCGCCGTAGAGGATGTCGAACTCGGCCTGCCGGAACGGCGGCGCGACCTTGTTCTTCACCACCTTGACACGCACCCGGTTGCCGACCGCGTCGGTGCCGTCCTTGAGCGTCTCGATCCGGCGCACGTCCAGGCGCACCGAACTGTAGAACTTCAGCGCGCGCCCACCCGGGGTCGTTTCGGGCGAGCCGAACATGACGCCTACCTTTTCACGCAATTGGTTGATAAAAACAGCACATGTCTTGGACTTGCTCAACGAACCGGAGAGCTTCCGCAGCGCCTGCGACATCAGACGGGCCTGCAGGCCGACGTGGCTGTCACCCATCTCGCCCTCGATCTCCGCGCGCGGGGTGAGTGCGGCGACCGAGTCGATGACGATGAGATCGACCGCGCCGGAGCGGATCAGCATGTCTGCGATCTCCAGCGCCTGCTCGCCCGTGTCGGGCTGCGACACCAGCAATTCGTTGATGTCGACGCCGAGCGCCTTCGCATAAACCGGGTCGAGCGCGTGCTCGGCGTCGATGAACGCCGCGATCCCACCCGCCTTCTGGGCTTCGGCCACCGCGTGCAACGCCACGGTGGTGTTGTGGGACAGGACGCCATTGGCGAGGAAGCTGTGCGTCCCAGGCACAACGACGTCAAAGGTCGGCACCGAACCCACCGCCTCGATCGCGGTGATCCGCTCGTAGGTGAGCGGACGTGCAGCGAGCTCGTGCAGTTGCGCCACCAGCGGGCGCGCGCTGGCTGGGACGTGCTTGGACTCGATCCACTCGAGCACGGCCAGCAGCCGGTTCGGCGAACAGTCGATGCTGCCGTCGGCCCGACCCGTGAGGTCCGTACGCCGCAGGTCGCCGATCAGCGCGTCGAGTTTCCGATCCCCACCCAACGCGTCGCGCAGGTCGAACAGCAGCTCACGGACGTGGGGCAGGTGTTCGTGACGGGACGCCGGCGAGGTACCCGGTGCCGTATCGAGGTGGCGCTCGACCTGTGCGGCCCGGCGTTGCGAGCGGAAGCCGATCTGCTCCAGGAATCGGTGCACGGCGCCCGCGCCGACCAGGACCGTGTGGTAGTCGCGGTCGAGTTCGT carries:
- a CDS encoding DUF2382 domain-containing protein; this translates as MITKQDLDRVMGATAYDQDGDRIGSVDTVFVDDQTGEPTFALVNTGLFGTRSSFVPIQDANLTDDDLHVGYAKDKVKDAPNIDAEGHLDPSEEAELYRYYGMPYEQGYGENLRDDATAQDTTQPAGTETGGIGGDTSGMTGGTAGVTGGTLDEDRNQFGTAGHDTSGPTTDDAMTRSEEELHVGKERHEAGRVRLRKHVVTEHVTKTVPVQREEVHLEREPITEGNVDAATSGPAISEEEHEVILHEEEPVVEKRAVPKERVRLEKDVHTEQERVEEDVRKEEIDVAGLEESRDQQR
- a CDS encoding PRC-barrel domain-containing protein; this translates as MYGKQDLYELIGATAYDRDGQKLGTVDTVFVDTETGEPTFAAVTTGLFGTRSSFVPLVDANFRDGDLHVAHAKDRVHDAPNIDVDEHLAAADERELYRYYGIPLADDVTSAHSDAADDGDASRATDAEGTGAPAGGHLPSGADLIADQGIDPMLDGPMVAPDERLRLRRLGAPVGHAEEPRMYDDPDASQGSTDATTTTRHPDRGTVADR
- a CDS encoding regulatory protein RecX is translated as MSEAGGFKDAERWLAQRGVPRDPIRVPLTAPEPAQEGGGAQGPAAPDASSPAPPTSAREAGRLAAEAHDEAVRRADERAATPDPAAPRLDDDVAEAVAFLRRSTAMAPQSEARLRDKLRGRGTPSAVVEQALERARRERLVDDEAMVAALVDERRRKGHAPARIRRDLRERGFDAALLDRALTPADAEDPEAAAYALASEKAARCTGLAPEAAFRRVAAHVVRRGYAEGLARKVAREAVFTARDAQRTAGH
- the recA gene encoding recombinase RecA, whose translation is MYGPESSGKCLPAGTYVWTDHGLETVDELFFRVDQPTSCTSRVTDVSDYGVRLVNEEANLELMAGVTHNNRKPVWRVTLESGRHVEATANHPLRVLNERGRIVWRTVAELRHGDVLVSALFGADASPGGSQLTEDEAVLLGYLVAEGSLGDNARHAINFTNAYDPDVYEEYVSLLEHVLGVSRDRVVTYQGKEHCVHDTAARKRLADEYGLGFGLSADKEIPHAVRTGGPKVQRAFLSALYEGDGWIEQGPGIGLTTASVTLAEQVQLLLYGLGIPATRFERHHDELDRDYHTVLVGAGAVHRFLEQIGFRSQRRAAQVERHLDTAPGTSPASRHEHLPHVRELLFDLRDALGGDRKLDALIGDLRRTDLTGRADGSIDCSPNRLLAVLEWIESKHVPASARPLVAQLHELAARPLTYERITAIEAVGSVPTFDVVVPGTHSFLANGVLSHNTTVALHAVAEAQKAGGIAAFIDAEHALDPVYAKALGVDINELLVSQPDTGEQALEIADMLIRSGAVDLIVIDSVAALTPRAEIEGEMGDSHVGLQARLMSQALRKLSGSLSKSKTCAVFINQLREKVGVMFGSPETTPGGRALKFYSSVRLDVRRIETLKDGTDAVGNRVRVKVVKNKVAPPFRQAEFDILYGEGISREGSLIDVGVEEGIIRKAGAWYTYDGEQLGQGKENARNFLKEHVDVAAEIEKKVKDKLGVNPLAADDADDLEG